A genomic segment from [Flavobacterium] thermophilum encodes:
- the sleB_1 gene encoding Germination-specific amidase produces the protein MKKGKAWVMAVLCGMFFFAGHADAATIHTVKRGDTLWKIAKQYGVPLKQLMQKNRKDDWLYPGEKLIIPNAGITAAEKDLLARLVHAEAKGEPYAGKVAVATVVLNRVDHPDFPDTIRAVIYERSGGRYAFTPVANGTINEPADRESYRAVEEALAFRGLGNGSLYFYNPKTAKSKWLRSRPVTVVIGNHVFAK, from the coding sequence ATGAAAAAAGGAAAAGCATGGGTGATGGCGGTGTTGTGCGGGATGTTTTTCTTTGCCGGCCATGCCGATGCGGCAACCATCCACACTGTCAAGCGCGGCGACACGCTTTGGAAAATCGCGAAGCAATACGGCGTGCCGCTCAAACAGCTGATGCAAAAAAATAGAAAAGACGATTGGCTGTATCCTGGCGAAAAACTGATCATCCCGAACGCAGGCATTACAGCGGCGGAAAAAGACTTGCTCGCTCGCCTCGTCCATGCTGAGGCGAAAGGGGAGCCGTACGCCGGGAAAGTAGCCGTGGCAACGGTCGTGCTCAACCGCGTCGACCATCCGGATTTTCCGGATACGATCCGCGCTGTTATTTATGAGCGCTCTGGCGGCCGTTATGCATTCACGCCGGTCGCAAACGGAACGATCAATGAACCCGCTGACCGTGAATCATATCGCGCCGTTGAAGAAGCACTTGCTTTTCGCGGTTTAGGAAACGGCTCGCTCTATTTCTACAATCCGAAAACGGCGAAAAGCAAATGGCTGCGCTCCCGTCCGGTGACGGTCGTCATCGGCAACCATGTGTTTGCCAAGTAG
- a CDS encoding Glucose 1-dehydrogenase has product MGMERKTVIVTGGANGIGKAVSAMFAKQGANVAIVDRDVKKGEAFAEQLRADGRHAIFVAADVRKVSDIERFVNETASRFGRIDYLINNAGVSRWKSPYELTVDEWDDVLSTNLRSAFFASREAAKYMRRNAKGGAIVNIASTRAFMSEPNSEAYAASKGGLVALTHALAVSFSADRIRVNCISPGWIETGDYGQLRDVDHGQHPAGRVGKPDDIARACLYLCEEENDFITGANFVIDGGMTRKMIYIE; this is encoded by the coding sequence ATGGGCATGGAGCGGAAAACAGTGATTGTCACCGGCGGAGCGAACGGCATCGGCAAGGCGGTCTCCGCGATGTTTGCCAAACAAGGTGCGAATGTGGCCATCGTGGATCGGGATGTCAAAAAAGGGGAGGCGTTTGCCGAACAGTTGCGGGCGGATGGACGACATGCCATATTTGTGGCCGCCGATGTCCGGAAAGTGAGCGACATCGAACGGTTTGTGAACGAAACAGCCAGCCGTTTTGGCCGCATCGATTATCTCATTAATAACGCCGGCGTCTCGCGTTGGAAATCACCGTACGAGTTGACGGTGGATGAATGGGACGATGTGTTGTCGACAAATTTGCGCAGCGCCTTTTTTGCTTCGCGCGAGGCGGCAAAATATATGCGCCGCAACGCCAAAGGAGGGGCGATCGTGAATATTGCTTCTACAAGAGCGTTCATGTCTGAACCAAATTCAGAGGCGTACGCAGCGTCGAAAGGCGGTCTTGTCGCTCTCACCCACGCGTTGGCGGTGTCGTTTTCCGCTGACCGCATCCGCGTCAATTGCATCAGCCCCGGCTGGATCGAGACGGGCGATTACGGACAGCTGCGGGATGTCGACCACGGGCAGCACCCGGCCGGCCGCGTCGGCAAACCGGACGATATTGCCCGCGCCTGCCTGTACTTATGTGAGGAGGAAAACGATTTTATCACTGGGGCGAATTTCGTGATCG